One genomic segment of Gymnogyps californianus isolate 813 chromosome 8, ASM1813914v2, whole genome shotgun sequence includes these proteins:
- the GFI1 gene encoding zinc finger protein Gfi-1 isoform X2 yields MPRSFLVKSKKAHSYHQPRSADEDYSLRLETVLAQICAGRSPSVAASLAPSQGRFSPESHLTEAADGTSESAPSCEGSVCDRVSEFEDFWRPPSPSVSPASERSVCPSLDEAPPFSVPFKPYMWNSLGGSELRHLVQSYRPCPTLERTSALGLYCERGSEPALYGAECSSSLGLYGDFGSPGPGLFERPAAAAPGLYAETQPGLQQEKGPGGIKVESDLLCRPLLISTGSYKCVKCSKVFSTPHGLEVHVRRSHSGTRPFACDMCGKTFGHAVSLEQHKAVHSQERSFDCKICGKSFKRSSTLSTHLLIHSDTRPYPCQYCGKRFHQKSDMKKHTFIHTGEKPHKCQVCGKAFSQSSNLITHSRKHTGFKPFGCDLCGKGFQRKVDLRRHRETQHGLK; encoded by the exons ATGCCGAGGTCCTTCCTAGTGAAGAGCAAGAAAGCGCACAGCTACCACCAGCCCCGCTCCGCCGACGAGGACTACAGCCTGCGGCTGGAGACGGTGCTAGCCCAGATCTGTGCAGGTAGGAGTCCCTCGGTCGCAGCCTCGCTTGCG CCTTCCCAGGGGCGCTTCTCCCCGGAATCCCACCTTACCGAGGCTGCCGATGGCACCTCCGAGTCAGCGCCCAGCTGCGAGGGCAGCGTCTGTGACAGGGTGTCCGAGTTTGAGGATTTCTGGAGACCTCCCTCGCCCTCCGTCTCGCCAG CCTCGGAGCGATCTGTGTGTCCATCCCTAGATGAAGCACCCCCCTTCTCGGTGCCCTTCAAACCGTACATGTGGAACAGCCTGGGTGGCTCCGAGCTGAGGCACCTTGTGCAAAGCTACAGGCCCTGCCCGACACTGGAGCGAACCTCCGCCCTGGGGCTCTACTGCGAGCGAGGCTCAGAGCCTGCCCTCTATGGTGCAGAGTGTAGCTCTTCCCTCGGACTTTATGGTGACTTCGGCTCCCCAGGCCCAGGGCTGTTTGAGcggccggcagcagcagcacccggACTCTATGCCGAGacgcagcctgggctgcagcaagagAAGGGGCCAGGTGGCATCAAAGTAGAGTCGGACCTCTTATGCCGCCCACTGCTCATCAGCACTGGCTCTTACAAGTGTGTCAAGTGCAGCAAG GTCTTCTCCACACCACATGGCCTTGAGGTACATGTGCGCCGCTCACACAGTGGCACGAGGCCCTTTGCCTGTGACATGTGTGGCAAGACCTTCGGCCATGCAgtcagcctggagcagcacaaggCCGTACACTCACAG GAACGCAGCTTTGATTGTAAGATTTGTGGCAAGAGCTTTAAGAGATCTTCTACTCTGTCCACCCACCTGCTCATCCACTCGGACACCCGGCCCTATCCGTGCCAGTACTGTGGGAAGCGGTTCCACCAGAAATCTGATATGAAGAAACACACCTTCATTCACACAG GTGAGAAGCCTCACAAGTGCCAGGTGTGTGGAAAAGCCTTTAGTCAGAGCTCCAACCTCATCACCCACAGTCGGAAGCACACAGGCTTCAAGCCCTTTGGCTGTGATCTGTGTGGCAAAGGCTTCCAACGAAAGGTGGATTTACGGAGACACCGCGAGACACAGCACGGCCTGAAATGA
- the GFI1 gene encoding zinc finger protein Gfi-1 isoform X1 has protein sequence MPRSFLVKSKKAHSYHQPRSADEDYSLRLETVLAQICADSKIPEDTGMCRPVLPDPEPSQGRFSPESHLTEAADGTSESAPSCEGSVCDRVSEFEDFWRPPSPSVSPASERSVCPSLDEAPPFSVPFKPYMWNSLGGSELRHLVQSYRPCPTLERTSALGLYCERGSEPALYGAECSSSLGLYGDFGSPGPGLFERPAAAAPGLYAETQPGLQQEKGPGGIKVESDLLCRPLLISTGSYKCVKCSKVFSTPHGLEVHVRRSHSGTRPFACDMCGKTFGHAVSLEQHKAVHSQERSFDCKICGKSFKRSSTLSTHLLIHSDTRPYPCQYCGKRFHQKSDMKKHTFIHTGEKPHKCQVCGKAFSQSSNLITHSRKHTGFKPFGCDLCGKGFQRKVDLRRHRETQHGLK, from the exons ATGCCGAGGTCCTTCCTAGTGAAGAGCAAGAAAGCGCACAGCTACCACCAGCCCCGCTCCGCCGACGAGGACTACAGCCTGCGGCTGGAGACGGTGCTAGCCCAGATCTGTGCAG ACAGCAAGATCCCCGAGGACACGGGGATGTGCCGCCCCGTCCTGCCCGATCCGGAGCCTTCCCAGGGGCGCTTCTCCCCGGAATCCCACCTTACCGAGGCTGCCGATGGCACCTCCGAGTCAGCGCCCAGCTGCGAGGGCAGCGTCTGTGACAGGGTGTCCGAGTTTGAGGATTTCTGGAGACCTCCCTCGCCCTCCGTCTCGCCAG CCTCGGAGCGATCTGTGTGTCCATCCCTAGATGAAGCACCCCCCTTCTCGGTGCCCTTCAAACCGTACATGTGGAACAGCCTGGGTGGCTCCGAGCTGAGGCACCTTGTGCAAAGCTACAGGCCCTGCCCGACACTGGAGCGAACCTCCGCCCTGGGGCTCTACTGCGAGCGAGGCTCAGAGCCTGCCCTCTATGGTGCAGAGTGTAGCTCTTCCCTCGGACTTTATGGTGACTTCGGCTCCCCAGGCCCAGGGCTGTTTGAGcggccggcagcagcagcacccggACTCTATGCCGAGacgcagcctgggctgcagcaagagAAGGGGCCAGGTGGCATCAAAGTAGAGTCGGACCTCTTATGCCGCCCACTGCTCATCAGCACTGGCTCTTACAAGTGTGTCAAGTGCAGCAAG GTCTTCTCCACACCACATGGCCTTGAGGTACATGTGCGCCGCTCACACAGTGGCACGAGGCCCTTTGCCTGTGACATGTGTGGCAAGACCTTCGGCCATGCAgtcagcctggagcagcacaaggCCGTACACTCACAG GAACGCAGCTTTGATTGTAAGATTTGTGGCAAGAGCTTTAAGAGATCTTCTACTCTGTCCACCCACCTGCTCATCCACTCGGACACCCGGCCCTATCCGTGCCAGTACTGTGGGAAGCGGTTCCACCAGAAATCTGATATGAAGAAACACACCTTCATTCACACAG GTGAGAAGCCTCACAAGTGCCAGGTGTGTGGAAAAGCCTTTAGTCAGAGCTCCAACCTCATCACCCACAGTCGGAAGCACACAGGCTTCAAGCCCTTTGGCTGTGATCTGTGTGGCAAAGGCTTCCAACGAAAGGTGGATTTACGGAGACACCGCGAGACACAGCACGGCCTGAAATGA